The genomic window AAATGATAAGGTTGTCACTAACAGGGTTTTTGAAGGTTACATAATGTTGTAACAGGGTTTTTGAATGATAAGGTCACTAATTACAGGGTTTTTGAAGGATACATAATGTTGCAACACAGGGTTTTTGAATGATAAGGTCACTAACAGGGTTTTTGAGGTTACATAATCTTGTAACAGGGTTTTTGAATGATAAGGTTGTTACTAACAGGGATTTTGAAGGATAGTAaggatacataatgttgtaACAGGGTTTTTGAAggatatataattttgtaacaAGGGTTTTGAAGGATAATCTGTAGGTTGAAGTGTTTTGTATCTATTTGTTTTACTTTACTGTAACACACTTTTTTAAAACTGTTATATTTTCAATACATCTTTCAAGGGTGCTAGCTAGCTATAGTACCGCTATTGTTTCAGAAGAaatatttttcggcatagccgtataatattcttttggccccggatatgacgcgacaggtggcgttactggtcaagaggaagtatgtgattggtcaatgtagcggtagatgcaaaatacagatatgcagttaaaaatgaaacaaagttaagattgaatgcaagctgaataagtggatgtatcttttcaaatgacacattaatgaaattatattcctgattcaaatgcagtcttattatcaccaaaaatgattcaaactgatataattttgttatccgtgctgaaacgcatatttcaccagcagttttacattataactaccagcaTTAGAACTATGcggtttatcttttttaaagatatttcttgttaataCTTCTTTCAAGAGTGCTAGctactgttgtttatatatgatCCAGACACtaattttctttacaatttatgctagtaattatataaagtaCCATGTACTGGCCTCTTTTAATACTAATAGATCTAGATCTGTGCACACGTTTCACTTGTTTTGGTTCACATTTTACTTTACAATTGAAATGTGTcatcacatatacatgtaaaatgtatatacgGTATACTGTATTGGTATGGTAACAAGCACAGCAGCTTGCTCTGTGTAtatgtaaaacatgtacatgtataatatataggtGTAGTCTACCATACATGGAATAGATACCATAAAACACTTCTATAATCATACGACTAACTGTGTTACAAGACTACATTTTCTGTGTTGGAATTTGCTAAACAGCTTGCACTATTACTCCCTATGTGCAATAACACTTTCAAGTCTAATTCATTTCGCACTATCATTACACTCAACATTTACTGAGGcagtgttttctttttataaatgatTCGACCATTTTAATTAGTTTTCACTGTGGTTTCGCTAAAGTGGTTGAAATTGATTGAATTCCATGTTGACGTTGGTGTTCTTGATGGGATGCCTTAAGGGCAAAGAGAAGCATGTTCATTAGGGAATCTCATTCTTTGACAGTTGTTTTATAGTGAGAAATAACAGTTAACATGGTGAAAGGTAATTGGCTTTTGTCCAATAACAGTGTATGGaaattgctatacatgtatagttcTGTCATCATTAGATTAGTATTCAAATTTAATTAGATTGTCTGCCTATATAAGGTATTGATTATTTCATGATATGGTTCTCATATATATCATGAGTCTAGCTTTGTGATGACATGCATTGCACTTAAAATTATCATAAGGTAGATCATTCTCAGCATAATGCTATAGTGTTCAAATCTCTGTTCTTCAAACTTAAGGTCTGATATTGGTATTGAATACTATATAAGACACAAAGTTGTTATCAACACAGGAACTTGGCACAGATTTCCAAACCGTGGTCCTTAAATGTACATATGCATGcattatgtgtacatgtatatatataagtcccTGTGGTTATCTTCTTTTGGCCCGATGTCTTTTACAGTGTTAATGAGGCGTTACATGTAAGAATGTAATGTAACCAACCTGCAGTTATCAGTGCACATTCTGAGGAATTACATTCAATTCTTGCTATTATGTCACAATTACATGCTTGTATGACATTGATGACATCCCCAAGTTATAATAAACTTAAATGGGCTAGTTAATTGAGTCAgtatacgtatatatgtagAGCACCTGAACTTCAGTCTTTATATGTGTTAGTGCTATActtcatgtacatgtgtaaaatGAAGTGTTGCCAtacaggggccgcggtggccgagtggttaaggtgtccccacactttatcactagtcctccacctctgggttgcgagttcaaaacctacgtggggcagttgccaggtactgaccgtaggtcggtggtttttctcctggaactccggctttcctccacctccaaaacctggcacgtccttaaatgaccctggctgttagtaggacgttaaacaaaaacaaacaaaccaaaaagttgtcatacatgatgtatataaatGACACATTATTCTTCATTATAGTATATATGCTTGCCACTACTAGTACTGTTGTGAGTTTTTTAGATGACATCATTTATACCATTATGGCTTTTATTTTTGAGAtaatacaatattgtacatggtatataaAACCCCATAgtccatatatacatatatttgtatcataGTATATCTTAGCATACCATATACTGggtatatttactgttgttTGGACATCTGTGCCAAGTCTGTGTTCGCTTTTAGACAAAATGACTTACTGAAAATTAAAGTTCTGGTACAgtattttacatatatgtttACATGGTAAGaacttaatataattatatataagctGGCACAGGTTGTGGGGTAGGGAGAATATTTAAGTTCTTCATCAGGTTAAAGACAAAACAAATGTGATTTCCATGTAATTTTAATGTCCATCTAATGTTTTCATTGATTGTATCTCTGATAAAGCAGGTTATGTAGGTATCTTGTGTTACTATATACAGTAATTTTATAGTATATTTTGGCATTGTAGTGTCCCTCCCAGGCAGAGATGTGTGGACTAAGACGGCCTGTGCTGGAGAATGTAATGATAAGTACTCTCTAGAATGTCCCTACCAACAGAAGATTGCCATCAAAGATCTGCAATACTATTCCAAGCCTCTGACTTCAGAGTGTCCTAGCTCTGCCTGTCAGGACCTTGATAAATGCTGCAGATATGACCCATACGACTGTAGAATGCCATTTTCAGAGTCAAAGGCATATGATGTGTACAAGCGTTGTTCTGGGATGCAGCGGTGTGGCTGGCTCCAAGCTGATAGCGCAGCATATACCTGTAACAGCAGAAACCATACCAACTACGTCCGGGCCTCCTACAAATGTGTTGATGGTACAACTTCTTATACTTCATATATAATCACTCATTAAAAAGTGGTAATGTCCATGCAGCATGAAAATGGGAAACGTTTAATATTAAAActtgttgatatatatcatattcatatatatacatacatactgtaGATGTAGCTATATAGGTGTATACTTAAGTTTTACGACATGCATACATTTTAGGACCATCTTATAAAAACACTTCCTGTGAAATATTGATAGCTAAAAAATGACATGTAAGTAAAAGTAGTTCTGCAaatgaataaaaagaaattgGTTGGTGTAACAATATAGTTTAAAATAGGGCACGAAATAACTGTATGGAAACTTATTATGAAACATAGGTTCTTTAGTTTGGTAAGTATGAATGTGAATAGACTTGGTGTATCAAACCCAGTATTGTATTAATTAGTGATATACCTAGTAGTGATATACCTAGTATATCACTTGGTTTTATCAAGTCTTTTCACATGTCTTTAGGTACTTAAggtaataaatataaaggttgtatacaaataaatcattacaTATGACACaaccaaaatatatatttaactcCAAACATTTTGGCAACTGCTGCAATTTGCACTTTATCAATGTCATCACACCGAGTCATCAGGTAACCGGGTTCTGCCTAGGTACATTGTAGACTGGACTGATGATTTATCTGTTGATTTGTTTGTGGTTTAACATCCTGTCTACATTTAACATCATGTAGAGGTTCAAAGGCAGTGATCGaaagaaagtgaaaaaaatCTTCCATTAACATAAGTCACAAGTGTAAACCATTGATTCTATATGTCCAATGAGCCCCGTTAACCTTGTCAACCATAGATTGTAGTTATCGAAACAGTACCTGTTGGTTGTGTTATTTGCATTTCATTCCTGAATGTAACATGTATTCTTAGTACCAGTTGTCAAGTTTCatgaaaaatgtacatttatcaAATTATGTACTATTGCCTAAGTGGCAAATTCCAGTGGTTTCATATAATTTCTGCATCAAATGCAGGAAACCTGCATCCAGGTAACCCCTATTCCTAGAAGAAATTTTGAAGCATAATTATGACCTGACTAAAAGCATGGACACTTCTTTTATGCACTAGGAAGTGATCCAAGGCATCAAGTGGTACTCTTTGTCAGTCAGTCACATTCAATAATGCCAATGGTGTTCAGACATTAATGCTGTGCAGTCTAAAGGAAAATTTTACTATATTTTACTTgaattttgacatgttttataCTTAACATTCTACGTCGAATATTTTGGTTAGGGAGATCTGCAGAGTTTGTCATGCACCCATGAAAAGTGAAAGGGTGTTAGGATTTTATATGAAAGTTTTTTAGGAGTCAAATTGTTGTGTTTAGCTTCATGCCCATCAAAATGGAGCAATGGCAGACATAGTTCAAAAACATATTACTAGTTATTACATGATGTATTGAGTGAATTAATGTTGTGATTTGTTTTAGATTCCTCCTTCCTAGACATGTGTTCCAATCAGTCCCTGGAAGGAGACACCATCAACCTGATATTTAATGGCACACATATGGAAACCTCTAACCGGCAGTCAAACCGCTGTGTCTGTATCCTATCTACTTCTGACTGTAGTTCTATCGCGAAACTTCATTTCCGTACCGTGGATGTGCGTCTTCATGAAGCCAGCAATATCTCCAAGTGTCACCCACATGCCAAGTTCACCATCACTGATACCAATGGTCCTCGGGACTATAAATGCCAGACAAATCATTTCTACCGACAATTcatggacatatactacagttCCTCCTCCTACGCCCGCATGTCAATGTACTACGAACCAGGCGTGTACCCTGCCCAGGTGTGGCTGCAAGTCAAAGGTAAGACACTTTTAAATGTCAGCAGTCTGGTATAGgtgtatatactgatatatatatattcctatgCATAATTTTATTTCTTAGATTTGTTGCAAGTCAAACTTACAGGTGATATATGTTTAACAGTCTACCTTATCTCAAACTTTCACTACTCAGTTAGTCACTTGTTCCATTGTATACAAGTTTGGCAATACTACCTCCATGTAATATTACTGGTATAAGAGATGTTTCATGCACAATGTGagaaatacatattgtattatcatgataagaattttttttgaaTACATAAGAGAATGAAGAACAGGCTTACAAAACCAATTTTCTTGTGTTGTCCTTGTGTTGTCCTGCTGATGAAGCTTGATCACACAGATTCTTCTGTTATTTCCTACATATTTtgttaatgaaatgaaatatacttTCCAACTTTCTTATTTTGGTAACTTGAAGATGTTATTTAGGTATCTCTCTGGTCCAGACTAAAATTCTTCTTTATCATCGTTATGAAAATGCAAATAATTTTAACTCTTTAgtctgaaaaaaaacatgaataatCCTAAATTGGTTAGATGATACTTATAGTACCAGAATGTTTGTCTCGTCTGTGAGGAAAAGTCACAGAAGTGAGACTATATGGTGTTAATTTTCTGGCTGTTGGGACGGTGTCCTGTTGGCtgacatttcactttaaagtttttcgTTTTGGTCCATTGCTCAAAAAGTATAAGTTCAAATATAACCAaacttgatatatatttaaatcacaTGGTATCTATCTTAACACCATTCATTCACTGAAAATCACCCAGAATTTATGTCCAGTGACTGGAAATAAGGGATACTGGGGATCTACTTTAAAGTTTAGTGTTTACCTTAGTTTCTTAATAAGCATCAGTTTTATTCAAAAAAAGTTGGAATATAGATGCATTATATTATggactacatatatatgtatataccttGTTTATTTTGGGGATAAAACCTTTGTTTTTTGAGAAAATAATACCACATCTTTATTGCTTCTCCAATTGACATAAAAATTAGCTTATTGTCAAGTTGAAACAACTTCTTTCATACATCAGAtgtattttttctctctttttggGAAGAATGCATATGATGATTTTTctttatgtaaaaatatcatatttacatgaATTTTAAGAATAAGTGATTTTGggttttgtgtttgttttacaaTGCATATGATCAATATTTACACGTCTTTAATGTATACTGGCCATGTATACTAACACTTAATCAATGGGGAAGTTTGGTTGGGTtgtttaaaatttaagaaataagtGAATTTAAGGGTTTGCTTAAAAATTACCAAGGCACTATACTAACAAAACAGGACAGATGAGGCATAATTACTGTTACTTCTTGATTAAAAattaacacagttatacacatgtataaagCACATCTTTGCATTCAAGATATTACACACAacataaacatcataatttatgaGTGAAATAATGAACCCTACTTTGAATCTCTTGCTTGTCTCATTACAGCAACTTTATCTGGCCAAAAGGTGGTCATTTCGTGTGGTAAGAAGAGTGCTGAAAATCCACGATTTTGTGGTCCAGTGGAAATGATACCAACCACTCCCAAAACACATAATCCGCAAGCAACGATTAGTGAAGGTAAAGTTTGGGGAAACAGTGAAGGTTTTGTGATTTGTAGAGTTCTTGACTCTTTAACACTCCATTTACTGATAAAGGAAATATATAGCTTGACTCCAGACcaatttacaaagaaaatacATGTGTTTGACACTAGTATTAATGTTACAAAGAAATGTCATTGACAATAACGTTTGATCTAGTATCAAAGAAATATATGTCATTGACACTAAGTCTGGATCTAGtaacaaagaaatatatgtCATTGACATTAACGCTGGATCTAGTAACAAAGAAATATGTCATTGACATTAACGCTGGATCTAGTACCAAAGAAATATACATCATTGATATTAATGCTGGATCTAGTAACAAAGAATGTCCTTGACATTGGATCTAGAAACAAAGACATATATGTCATTGACATTAACGCTGGATCTAGTAACAAAGAATGTCCTTGACATTAATACTGGATCTAGtaacaaagaaatatatgtCATTGACATTAACGCTGGATCTAGTACCAAAGAAATATATGTCATTGATATTAACACTGGATCTAGTACCAAAGAAATATATGTCATTGATATTAACGCTGGATCTAGTAACAAAGAAATATACGTCATTGACATCAATGCTGGATCTAGAAACAAAGACATATACGTCATTGATATTAACGCTGGATCTAGtaacaaagaaatatatgtCATCGACATTAACGCTGGATCTAGTAACAAAGAATGTCCTTGACATTAATACTGGATCTAGtaacaaagaaatatatgtCATTGACATTAACGCTGCATCTAGTACCAAAGAAATATATGTCATTGATATTAACGCTGGATCTAGATCTAGTACCAAAGAAATATATGTCATTGATATTAACGCTGGATCTAGTAACAAAGAAATATACGTCATTGATATTAACGCTGGATCTAGtaacaaagaaatatatgtCATTGACAGTTTGTGATCTGTGATCAGTGTAATGACCAGTTCTACAAAGACCTTTAAAATAGGACTGGGAATCTCTAGATCTTGTTGTGTAGTTCTTGTTATATTTGggataatgtttgtgtttttgtgtttcaGATGGTATTTTTGATGGGAATGGAGACAGCACACAGGGTCCCCTCCCAGGTTACGATGCAGATAGGGGTGGAGCACGGTCAAAGGaacacacaggtatgacattataATGATTAAAACATCTGGGTTAATAACCAGATTTGTCAGCCATCAGTTTGGAAGTTTTCTGGCTGACACTCATTTCTTACATAAAATGCATTATGTCCATCTAGCTTGTTAGATATTACCATGGTATCATGTCATTGACTTTATATCCTTGTTATTTCCAGGTAGTGATGTGataatttaaaaacaacagTTCAGTTTATTTGTATCCTCCCCTCAGTGAAACCATGGACGAGATAAATATTCCGTACATGACTACATAACATTATGTTGTCTCTTGTGTCATTGTCTGGTCATTGTTCATGCTGACAGTCAAGTATGAGGATATCTTGAACAAACCTCTTACTTTTGGGGgtaaaggtcactgttactatatacATTACCAATAATCCTTCagttaaatataacattgtGTTTCTGTTTTCATATGAGTGTAGAATTTTAAAGATGTTATACCACTGACAGAGTTTACACTGCTTGCTACAAAAATGCCAAAAATGGCACCCATGGTATAGAACCCTAAAAACTATCATTTATAagaccaaaagttacataccaaatacaGATGCGGAGTAGGATAGAAATTCTTTGGGatgtaattttaatatttcttattttttactCATCATTGttttaagaaataacaaaaGAAAAGCTCATACTTTTTGAGTTTAGTAATAGCAACTGTGTTAAGTATGTAGCGTTTGGTAACAGTCAACACTTGTTGTCTGTTGATAATAATTACTTTTTCTTAGGGATGCAGCATCTTTACagtcatttttcattttgtacgTGACAACAGGGCGAGAAAAAACCTGATGGCCCAGGGCCAGTAAATTTGCTCAGTGGGCAAGTAAATGTTGGTGATTACTTGCCCAATTGGCAAGTTCAAAATTTCTCATAATTTTTACCATTTCCTAAGATTAATTTAAGATACCATTAATTTAGATTAATTGGATCACTGTGTTTAAGCATTGGGCAATTCCATTTGAACCCAAACTTGCCCAAGGGACCATTGATGCTGAAAATATTTTTCCTGCCTGTACAACTCATAGTGCATTAACATGTTGTAACAGAACTGACAGAGTTATCTGCTCTTTTTCTCCAGAGTGGCCAGCTATCATAGGGGGCGCTGCAGCTGGTGCTATTGTTCTCCTTCTACTTATCCTCCTCATCTGTATCATCCGACGAAGACAATCAAGAAAAAGGTAATTCACCAGATAGAAGTCCAAACTGTATAAAATTCAGTGAATTCTTggtatgtattatgtattaagTAAGCATCAATGATGTTAAAATTGATCTAATTCTAATTTGAAACATATATTAAGTTCTTCAAAATTCCATTTGATTAAgtaatgaaatgtatatattaaaaagtAACCTTTTCTACAAGAGAGAGATTATGAAATTGTCTTAATATCTCAATTTggctgtatatttacatagttCCTAGTCATTTCGTTTTGAGCtattatattgaaaattaatttcttctctaaattttttatcaattttcttcaatgatattttaaatgtacCCATTGTTGATCTGATATTGTTCTTTTGTGATATAGGAGAAAAGCCAAGGAACATGACGATGAAACACGACGAGTGTTGACAGGAGGAAATATCCCACCACCACTTCCCCTGGCCGATAGGTATGAACCAAACGAGGGGAATTACTACGAAACAGTCGGGGCTACCAATGGTAAGCCTGTTGGTGACACTGGCAGTATCATTAGTCCTGGAAAAATCATGGAAACTTTTACTCCAGGTAAAAAACATAGTGGACAGTTTTTTCCTTCTGATGTGAAAATTCCACCTCCAGTTCCAACTCCTAAGGTAAACAAAAAATCGCCAGAAATAGAGGCAAACCCATACCATATGCCATGGGATAACAGTAATTTTCCGATGAACCGAGCTGAACAACGGGATCTCGCTTATGCAACAAGTGATGAGATACAAGTACTGATCCAGCGAATGGAGCAGGACCGTCGCTGTCTCAATGAGGGCGTGAAGGATGAAGAACAAGTGGTACCTAACCCCAACTTCTATATTCACATAGATGATTACAAGATCAAGCAGAGCCCACACAAACCCATGGGGCATGCTGATGAACAGGATAGCTCAGAGGATGAGCAGGGAGCTAGTGTTAATCCCAGGAATTATGAGGATATTCATGTGGAATCAGATGAGGATACACCTAACTTAGTCTGTGAAAATCCTGGCAAGACTAAAGTGAATGTGTTAAAGGAATCATCAAATGAGAATTGTTGTGAAAGCGAGGACACTGGCTACCGGTCAGTAGGAAGCCCTGACCAGGTAATGGTGTCTGAGGATGACTACCTCATACCGGGCTCAATCAAGTCATCCCTGTCAGACGGCAGTAAGGCTGGAACATTACAGAAGGAGGATACAGAAACTCTCACTAATCCACGTCAGTCAGATGTGTTTGAGGCAGAACCAGACGAGACGAGCACCAAGTTTTGATGGTGTTTGGTCGAAAATGCTATATATTGTCACAAATTTACACTTCTGTTTTTGCGTGTTTAAGTTGGGATGTGAAGCCCATACACCCCATCAGTATACTGCAATGAATTTCAAACATTCTTGCCAATTTGTGATCTGGGCATACATGCTATACTGCCCtcagtatttgaaatattatgttgatgtttgattttgatttctattgattttttaagatattttaggTATACCAATTGTTTTCTTCTTCAGTGATGTTTCTACTAAAAAGTTTGATCatgataaaatcatatttacattaattgTTAAAAATTATCTGAAAAC from Pecten maximus chromosome 1, xPecMax1.1, whole genome shotgun sequence includes these protein-coding regions:
- the LOC117329405 gene encoding uncharacterized protein LOC117329405, translating into MHTVTGRQWTRTWALCCLLAGHLLTYVVSLPGRDVWTKTACAGECNDKYSLECPYQQKIAIKDLQYYSKPLTSECPSSACQDLDKCCRYDPYDCRMPFSESKAYDVYKRCSGMQRCGWLQADSAAYTCNSRNHTNYVRASYKCVDDSSFLDMCSNQSLEGDTINLIFNGTHMETSNRQSNRCVCILSTSDCSSIAKLHFRTVDVRLHEASNISKCHPHAKFTITDTNGPRDYKCQTNHFYRQFMDIYYSSSSYARMSMYYEPGVYPAQVWLQVKATLSGQKVVISCGKKSAENPRFCGPVEMIPTTPKTHNPQATISEDGIFDGNGDSTQGPLPGYDADRGGARSKEHTEWPAIIGGAAAGAIVLLLLILLICIIRRRQSRKRRKAKEHDDETRRVLTGGNIPPPLPLADRYEPNEGNYYETVGATNGKPVGDTGSIISPGKIMETFTPGKKHSGQFFPSDVKIPPPVPTPKVNKKSPEIEANPYHMPWDNSNFPMNRAEQRDLAYATSDEIQVLIQRMEQDRRCLNEGVKDEEQVVPNPNFYIHIDDYKIKQSPHKPMGHADEQDSSEDEQGASVNPRNYEDIHVESDEDTPNLVCENPGKTKVNVLKESSNENCCESEDTGYRSVGSPDQVMVSEDDYLIPGSIKSSLSDGSKAGTLQKEDTETLTNPRQSDVFEAEPDETSTKF